Genomic DNA from Perca flavescens isolate YP-PL-M2 chromosome 23, PFLA_1.0, whole genome shotgun sequence:
CGTGAGACTCCAGGGAGCTGTGGAAAATGGTTGCGTACGCCTCGGGCTTGATTTGCTGCAAGACGAGAACAGAAAGAAGCCTGAGAACTTCAGTTCAAACTAAACCGTGGATGGATCTTGacttttggggggggggttgtgcAATCAGCACCAAGTCTGATTTCTTCATTCAATTCATCGTAGATTTGAAATTTTGTAAATTCTTTCAGAAACAAAAGTAATTCAAATCTAGCTTTCCCATCAAATTTAAGAGCTCAGATTCAAGCCGCGTTTGCATTAAATGTCCCATTTCATTGCAGACAGGCAACTTGGCTTAATCTGCATAAGTCAATACCAAGGCTGTGCTGACAGCACATCATTATACTGtctcaacacacaaacacgtacaGTGCgatttttttgtaaatctcCAAAAACCCAGCTCACCCTCAGATATCTGTAGATCACCTCAGGCTGGTTCCCGATGGTGCGGAAGTCGGCCTCCAGCTTGAAGCTGTTGGTGGGTGGAGAAGGCAGCTCATCTACTGTGGAGGAGGGGCTGACTGATGCTCCAGCAGCAGGAGGAACCATTTCCCCCTGCTCGGCTTGTTCCGGCTGTCTGCTAGCAGGGACTCTGGGGAACCGAAGCAGGTTCAGGTTACTTTATTTGTACCCCGTAAGGTAAGTTTGTTGCACAGTTTAAAAAGGGCAGGGCATCCATGACACACAGTCTCAGAGACCACAGACAACAATACAATGGGACAATAGATAACAATACAATGggacaataaataaaaacttgcGCCAGTGCTAATCAGGATGCTAGAATATCTAATAAATACCAATGAAAGCACTTAAAACTGACCACCGTAAAATCTAAAAACCAACGAATGACTACATAAATAACATACAGGCCTACACAAATGTGCAAATTGTGAAATCTGTGTGATTGCCGCTGGAACAAAGCGGTTTTTATATCGTTTGGTTTTACACCTTTGAACTTAAAACCTCTTTTTCCAGGAGGGAGATGCTGAAACTCCTCGTGCAAAAGGCCGAACATCTGTTTACTGGGTGGGAATTACCAATGCATCATTGCGCTAAATAACGCAACATTTTTAGTGAAGTAATAAAGTAACCAATATTTTTGACACAGAGGAGGGGGGGTGCCACTGACTGCTCAGACGAGTGTGAGGGGACTTCTGCTTGCTCCTCCATCTTGATCATCTTGGCGCTGGGCGAAGTCGACAGCGGAGAGGATTGGTCCCCGGCCTCCCTCGTCACTTCCTGGATGAGGGACTTGGACCCGCCCGACTCCGTCTTGGACACGGTCACCTTTCCACTCACTTCCTCAATGTCGATCCTCCTCAGAGGTTTCTGAAGAGCATTAGATGCTCAGCATCAGTCAAAAACCAAAAGCTTCAGATCAGATGGTCTGAATTCTACTAAAGAGACCACAAAATCAATGTGACAGAATCAAAGCCGTTGTCTATTCTGCCACCTGCTGGACACATAACGCTATAAACATGGGGAGTGAGCTACTCAATAGAAAAAGCATGTCAGACCTATCTAAGTACAAACTGTATAAAGACATTACTTTCAATAACAAAGtctacttttttatattttagcaTATACAATGTCAAATATAAAGAAAAGTGCTAATCACAAGTTCCTAGAGCCCTAAGTAGTGTATTAAAAAgtcaataaattaaataataagaGTCGATGGCGTCatagattcattttctgtcaatcaacaaaTTGATTCATGTATTAAAATGATCCTTTCAGAAATTTAAACACAGCATATTATCCTGCTTCTatgcgttattatggaacccccGCAACTTCTAAGAGGGACCGGCCCTTCAATAGCATCCACACGCTACTactggccaggcgtccatgcttacgcgaGTTAACggaacccgatttgttcaggtcctatcccctgaccagtcGGCTATCCTAACTTTAActactcgaggtcaatgcctaaccccaaccaatcgggctgcttcgtagggcgggacttgcctagaagttgcgtgggatcCATAAGAACGCTGCTTCTACGCTAAACTTTTTACCTGGAATACAGTGAGATGCCATCAGTGTTTATAGCATCAGACGTCTACCAATCTCTGCCTTCactatttctcctgttttagctactctgcattggcttcctgtgaaattcaggattgactttaaagtccttctcctgacctacaaagccctaaatggtcaagcaccatcctatctagaacagctcttagtaccttattgtcccactagagcactgcgctccctgaatgcagagttacttgtggttcctagagtctccaaaagtagactgggagccagagccttcagctatcaggctcctctcctgtggaaccagctcccagtccgggttaggggggcagacaccatcaccacctttaagaataaactgaaaactctcctctttgataaagcttatagttaagaagtgaggagttgcagcgtccgcctaacccggcccacctgcttctcttcgtagtcatcagatttattgatcatataatcaataatatagtgtgagtagagggaggcgggccagtacagcctctcatcaatgttttcatatgcatcctgtcccagaactgcttgttactaaactagctctggggagtttactccccggagtccttatgtttcaacgcccggccgcgtcctgctgcgtctgctgcacccacccgtgcgccgcagcgccacgtttcgtcccgcaacgtcctgctgtgacatgaacaacgactaccttcaaagtcactgttccactatctttaatgggactattatcgccatcacgcccccaaccggccccgtcagacaccgactaccaagagtctgggtctgccgaggtttcttcctaaaaagggagtttttccttgccactgtcgcaatagccactgctaatgcttgctcttgaaggaattactgtaattgttggggctttgtaaattatagtgtggtctagacctactctatctgtacagtgtctcgagataactctgttatgatttgatactataaataaaattgaattgaattcactGCTTTCGGCATAGCACAATGCAAAGTATTTTCATCAAAAGAGACATTTTACAATGAGGGAAGCACTCACAGTTGACCGCAGATGTGTTGGTTTGTCTATCGGCTGAACTGTTCTCCTCTGTGTGCCGTCGGGGGTTTGGAGAAGGCCGCTGGAAGCCACGTCCTAACGGAGTGACAATAAGAAAACAGAAGTAAAGTCTGTAGAAGATCAAACCTAATAAAGCCTGACGTGTCCATTAATCATCTGTATATTACAAAAGATCGGAATTTAAGTATTTATGATGATGCTCATAACCAGAGGGGATTAAAACAGAGTAGatgatctggaaaaaaaaacacatacaatctGGAGTTTCTGGAGCTCATTCAGGGCCTGCTTGTTCCCTGGTTCCAGTTTCAACACCTCCTGAAaatctgacacacagacacacacacacacacacacacacacacacacacagacacacacagacacacacagacacacacagacacaccaataGCTTAGCCTCCACATATAATATGTTCATATTATTTCAGTGTAATTCTAATTTAATTTCTTTGTACGCAGAGGTGAAGCTGATTTATAAATGAACAGAACTTGAGCCTAAACTGGGAACGGTcttaaaatagaataagagCAATTTTGCAACATATGTAAAGATAACAATTAAACCAACGATAGAAACACAGATTATTTAGAAAGATACAGCTACATATCTGACAGCTTTGTGGTCTTCcatgtgttaaaaaacaaacaaacagagaaaatgtAGTTGCTGCTGTAAGCCTTTGGAGGACAGTGTTGTTCTACACAGCACCTAGTTTGGCCTCCTCCAGTTTCCCTAAAGCCACTCTGGCGGTGGCACGGCGGTGGAAAGCCTTGGAGTAAGTACTGTCCAGAGAAATGGCTTTGGCGCagtcctcctctgcctccttatACCTGcagccaacaaaaaaaaaaaaaaaaaagacatgttttataGTCTTATATCAGACGCATTTTCACTTTAACATGAAGAAGAACAAGTCCTGCTTACTTCTCCAGCTTGATGAAGGCCATGGCTCTGTTGGCGGGCAGTAGGACGTTCATGCTGTCTGCCTCCATGCCTCTGCTGTAGCACTCAACAGCTGCTTCATACTTGCCCTCTTTGAAATAAGCATTCCCCTGAAAGGCGCATTCAGACAACTTAGGAAAACtatttccaaaataaaacacaaagtaGTTCACAAAATTGTTATAATATCAGAAACTCAAAAATGTCTCTttgtgccaaaaaaaacaactttatctTTAGTCAATATATCTGACTGGTTCTCACTTTTTGAGACAACAACAATGAAACACCTCACTCTTTTTGCCTGTTCTCAAATGTTGCCCTTACAGTCCATCATACAGCCAGAACACATACAACTAAAAAGACAAAACTGAAATGTCTACTAACGTTAAAAGTAGTCCTCACATGGACATTTGggcacttttgtttttttaaattaactagCCTCTGACATGTTAGCTAATGGGTCCAAAAGGGATGCACGCAGCAGCATGAGTGGCAAAGCTCACTCTGTCTTTTTGTAAAGCCGCCTCCTGTCGTCTCTGCTGTTCCTCCATCAGGCTCTGGCGCTCGGGGTCCGCCGTGGGACTCTCCTGTGGCTGTGCGGCTTCACTCGGGACGGCTGGTGCCTGATCTCCGAGAGTCTGAAACCAGCCAGGGAAAGGGAGGCaatgaaaagagaagaagaagaagaagacgacgACTTGGGAAATGAGGCTACACCCAAAACGATCCTTTCACACTCACctctttgatttttttgacTTCATTCTGTGCTTCTGCGTTCCCGGGGTCAAGCTTGAGAACCATCTCATAATCTGTTCAGAAACAAGTTTGTGGTGGTATCTCAGTGCACTCTAGTTAAAAAACAGATGATTGAATCACTTTACCAGGTGGTCACCTTCCAATGCAGATTCATATTTCTTCAGAGCGAACCGTGCTGCTCCTCTTCGCGCGTACGCTTTGAAGTAGTTGCTGTCTAGAGCTATGGCCAAGTTGCAGTCGGACTCTGCCACAGCATACCTGCAAAGAACAAAGTCTCAGTGACttacaaatctttttttatatctgcACACACATCCTTTTTAAtgttgttgcatttattgaaa
This window encodes:
- the rpap3 gene encoding RNA polymerase II-associated protein 3 codes for the protein MSGGNKAIELQLQMRQNAEDLQRFMTELGSWEEDIKKKDEELRTGGLPEAQKKLPPVRNKDYKTKMRERRRKKKKEPTGNGDAKAQEPGEASRIKAYDYRSWDKFDVDKALTEMDKEESPAESNESDSEEATADQEKALAEKERGNAFFKDGKYDEAIECYTRGMCADPYNPVLPTNRATSFFRLKKYAVAESDCNLAIALDSNYFKAYARRGAARFALKKYESALEDYEMVLKLDPGNAEAQNEVKKIKETLGDQAPAVPSEAAQPQESPTADPERQSLMEEQQRRQEAALQKDRGNAYFKEGKYEAAVECYSRGMEADSMNVLLPANRAMAFIKLEKYKEAEEDCAKAISLDSTYSKAFHRRATARVALGKLEEAKLDFQEVLKLEPGNKQALNELQKLQIDVASSGLLQTPDGTQRRTVQPIDKPTHLRSTKPLRRIDIEEVSGKVTVSKTESGGSKSLIQEVTREAGDQSSPLSTSPSAKMIKMEEQAEVPSHSSEQVPASRQPEQAEQGEMVPPAAGASVSPSSTVDELPSPPTNSFKLEADFRTIGNQPEVIYRYLRQIKPEAYATIFHSSLESHVLNQILRTLHGFYIKNEAPAVTLEILRRLASVKRFDMAVLFLTSPEKKVLKELFDFLHQAELEGSSVTALQKKYGV